TTCGCCGAGGACGGATCACCCGCTCCGATCACAAATGCGTCTGCCGCGGAGGCGACCGACAGCCCCCCGCGCCACGCCGCGCCGACCATCGCGACCGGCACGATCATTTCGCGCTCGGCCACGGTGGTCACGTGCATCGCGTCGCCCGGCAAGGTCAGTTCACCGGCGATCCGGCGCGTTTCGCCGGCGCGGAGGTCGAACGGCTCCGTACCCGGCAACGACGCCACCTGCGCAGCAAAACCGGCCAGCTCGCTTGCCGTCTCGGGCCCTGCACTGCCCAGGGTCACGACCGGTCGTACGCCCGACAGCGGCGTGGAGGACGCGTTGGTCAGCAGCAGCTCGAAAGCGAGATACGCATTCGGTCCGCGCGTCCACAGGCGCTGCGGACGGAAGTCGAAGGCCAGCGCGCGTGCCGGCGACACAGTCGGTGCAGCCGGCGTCGGCTGGACAGGTGCGGCCGGCTTCGGCTTCGGCGCAGGTGCTGGGGGTGCCGGCGGCGGCGCGACGGGTTCATAGGCCATGTCCGCGATCTCTGCCCGCTTCCGGCGCCAGGCGAGAACGGCATAGACTGCGCTGCCGGCAAGCCCGAGTCCGGCAAGCCACCACAGCCATGCCGGCGGGCCCCCCGCCGGGGCCGGAGCCTCGGCTGGCGCTTCGGCAACAGCGGGCGTCGACGGGGCGTCGGGCGTCGGGCCGGGGATCGGGGTCGCGACGGCCGGCGAGGTCTGCGTCGCGGCTGGCGATGGTGTCGCAGCATCGCGCGGCGTCGGTGTCAGTGTCGGTGTCGACCTCGAACTGGGCGTGCGCGTCGGCTGCGGCGTCGGGGTTGCGCCTGCCGCGGGGGTGCGCGTGGCGGGCGGCGTCGGCGTCGGCGTCGGCGTCGGGCTCGGCACCGTGCGCACGACCGGCGGCGGCGTAATGATGGTCGGCGCGGGGGTCGGCGTTGGGGTCGGCACGGCCTGGCTGTTGCCCGGCGGCAGCTGGAACCGGTCGGCGCTGGGCAGCGTCTGCACCGGCGGCGTATCCTGCGCCGCTGCGGTCATCGGCCCGAACGCGAGCAAGCTGGTGGCGAGGAGCGCGATCTTCACGCGGGCGCCGCTACGCCGGGGCGGCTGAACGACAGCTGCATGCATCATCACAGCGCCGCCAGATCGATCGCGCCGTGGCGGTCCAGCGTCCGCGACTTATCAGGCATCGGATATTTCAGACCCGTGGCGCAATTGAACAGCACGACACGCTCGTCGCGGCCAACCATCCCGTCGGCCAAAGCGCGGTCATAGGCCGCCAGCGTCGCACCGCCTTCCGGACAGAGCAACAGCCCGTCGCCCGCTGCTTCGTCGACCGCAGCCAGGATGGCTTCGTCGCTGACCGCCAGCGCGGCGCCGTTGCTCTTGCGTACCGCGTCCAGGATCAGGAAGTCGCCGACCGCCTTCGGCACCCGGATGCCCGCCGCGACGGTGTGGGCGTCCTCCCAGCGCTCGGCATGGCGCTCGCCGCGTTCGAATGCCCGAACCATCGGTGCGCAGCCTTCGGCCTGCACCGCATACATGCGCGGACGCTCGGGGCCGATGAAGCCGATGCGCTCCAGTTCGTCGAAGGCCTTCCACATGCCGATCAGCCCGGTGCCGCCGCCGGTCGGGTAGAAGATCGCTTGCGGAAGCGTCCAGCCGAGCTGTTCGGCGAGTTCCAGCCCCATCGTCTTCTTGCCTTCGATCCGGTACGGCTCCTTCAGCGTCGACAGGTCGAACCAGCCGTTTTCCTTGCACGCAGCCCCCACGATCGCGCCGCAATCGTCGATCAGCCCGTTGACGCGGTACACGCGCGCACCCTGCGCGGCGATCTCGCGGACGTTGATTTCGGGCGTGTCGGCGGGGCACAGGATCACCGCCTCAATCCCAGCGCGCGCCGCATAGGCCGCCGCCGCGGCGCCCGCATTGCCGTTCGTCGGCATCGCGATGGTCTTCACGCCCAGCGCCTTTGCCATGCTGATCGCCATGACGAGCCCGCGCGCCTTGAAGCTACCGGTGGGCAGGCGCCCTTCGTCCTTCACGATCGGCGCGCGAGCGCCGCGGGCGGCGCCGACGCGGTCGAGCGTGACGAGCGGCGTTTCCATCTCGCCCAAGCTCACGATGTTCTCGGGCGAGCGCACAGGCAGCAACTCGCGATATTTCCACAGATCGGCAGGGCGCGCGGCCAGCCCGTCCTTCGTCATCGCCGCGCGGACGCCGTCGAGGTCGTAACGCACGAGAAGCGGCCGACCGACGCGGCTAAGCCCTTGCAGCGTATCGGCTTCGTAGCGTTCGCCGGTCAGGCCGCATTCCAGATGCGTGACGAAGGACGGGCGGTCGGCGATGAGATTTTCGTTCGACGGAATCATGCCCGCGCCTGTCGGACGATAGCGCAGCCAGGTCAATGTTTCGCCGCACGAGGCGGCGACACCGGGGAACGCGGTCTGCTAAACCAGCAAGGCCTCGACCCGGGCAAAGCCCGCATCGTCGTCCCCGCCGATATCGATCGGCCGACCGCCGAGTTGGGCGTGCTCCACGTTCAGAAAGGCGACCGCATCTTCCCGGGTCGCATGTGCCCGAAACGCGAGCAAGGTGACCTTAGCCTGCCGCGCGAGGACATCCGGCGTGTCTCGCCGTCCGGAAAAGGTCCGACGAAACCGTTTGGTCGGGGCGGGCGACAGGTCGCCCGAGGCAGGCAGGATCGTGATTGCGGACATCGCGTCAGCGGACCTCCACAAGCGAACCGCTCGCGCCGAGCGATGCCTGAATAGATCGGATGGCGTCAGCGTAGCCGGAAGCCATGCCTCGATGCGAATGACGGGCTTCGATGGTCACCGCCGACTGCGCACGCATGAGCGCGATCTGGTGGCGGGACAGGAGGTAATTAAGGTCCATGATGACAGCTTTCGCGTCGTAAGCGAAAGCGCGGATGGTCTCTCAGTCATCGGCGCCTACGGAAAACCAAGCCGGTGATGACGCAGAGATAGGGATTCCGATCGCGATCCGCCACCCCATGCGGCGGATCGTCGATCAACGCTCGCCCGCCTGGGCGTTACCGCCCGACGATACGCGGTGTCGGCTGCGGCGTCGTGAGGAACTGTTCGAGGTTGGCCACGCTTCGCGGCGCGATCGGCTGGTTCGCGGCGGCCAGTACCTCGCGGCGCCACGCGGCCGGCTCCTTGCATTCGACCCTCGACGTGAAGATCGTCGGCTTCTGATCGTGTCGGACGCAGACAACGGTAACACCGTCGGATCGCGTCTTCTCGAAAAAGCGGGGATCGCTTGAAACCGCATTGGCAGCAAGCGCAGCAGCGACGAGCAGCAGAGCCATCATATCCCTCCGTTGGTACCGATCACCGGGGTGTCGGCATCAACAACGATCCCCGGCACGGTTTGAATGCACGATGAACGTCAAACCGGTTCCTTTTTGCCTTTCGACGCTTCGCTAGCGCGCCACCTTCACCGCCGACTGGTCTACTGCCACGACCGGCAACCACACCGCGCTCGCCGCCGCCCCGCCGCGCTGCAGCGTCACCGTCGCCGCCTTGTAATCCTCCGGCTTGGCCAGGAAGATGTTGGGGACGAACGTCTGTGGGTTACGGTCGTAGAGGGGGAACTGGCTCGACTGGATCTGCACCATGATGCGGTGGCCGGGCTGGAAGACATGGTTCACCGTCGGCAGGCGGAAGCGATATTTCTGGACCTTGCCGGCGGGAATCGCGGTCGGCTTCTCGAAGCTGTCCCGGTAGCGGCCGCGGAAGATGTCCTGGGCGATCGCCAGCTGGTAGCCGCCCATCTTGGGGTCGGTCGCGTTCTCCTCCGGCAACACATCGATCACCTTGACGATGAAGTCGCCGTCCGTGCCGGTCGTCTTGGCGAAGATTTCCGCGAACGGCGCGCCGGATACGCGCACCGGGGCGGTCAGGACGTCGGTCTGGTAGGTCATGACGTCGGGGCGGCCGTCGACGTGACGCTGGTCGCTGACCAGCCAGTCGCCCCAGCGGCCGTCACCGAAATTGACCGGGCGCGACAGGTGCGGGACGGGCTTGGCGGGATCGGAAACATATGCGTCCCCCCCTGCCCCGCCCTTGTCCCAGCCGAGCTTGCCGCCGGCCTGGAGGTAGATGGGCTTCAGCGGCGCGGCGCACCCCGCCTCGCAGGCCAGCGGCCAGGTGCTCAGGCGATCCCAGTGGTTCTCGCCGGTGTTGTAGATCGCGACCTGCGGCAGGTTCGCGGGCGGGCCATCCTTCAGATATTGGTTGAACAGCGGCAGGACCATGTCCTCGCGGAACTGCGCGGCGGTGTCGCCGTCCCACTGGAACGGCCCGAGGCTGCGGCCTTCCCGGTTGACCTGGCTGTGACGCCAGGGACCCATGACGAGGAAGTTGTTACCCGTCTTGCCCTTCGCCTTCAGCGCTTCCCACGTGACGATCGCGCCATACATGTCCTCCTGGTCCCACAGGCCCTGTTCCCAGAGCGTCGGGACGTTGGACGGGTTGGCCGCGACCAGCTTGTCGAGCGCCTGGCCCTGCCAGAACGCGTCATACGCCGGGTGCGCCTGCATACGCTGCCAATACGGCAGCAGGTCGTAGCCGGCCTTCTTCGCCCAGTCGCCGGCCGATCCGGTGCGGAAATTCTCGTAATCGTCGTACCCGCCGGTCGGCGGCGCCTTGCCGCTGCCCTTGAACCCGGTCTGGCCGCCGAGCCAGGCGATGTTCGCCAGGCGGAAGGCGCCGTAATGGAACCAGTCGTCGCCCATCCAGCCGTCGATCATCGGGCTTTCCGGCGCGGCGACTTTCAACGCGGGGTGCGGGTTCAGCAGCGCCATGACGACGGTGAAGCCCTCGTAAGACGACCCGATCATGCCGACGCGGCCGTTGCTTTCGGGCAGGTTCGCCTTGTTCACCAGCCAGTCGATCGTGTCATAGGCGTCGGTGACGTGATCGACCTTGGTCGGGTTGAGCGGACCGATGACCGGGCGGGTCACGACATACTCGCCCTCCGAGCCATATTTGCCGCGGACGTCCTGATAGACGCGGATAGCCGTCCTTGACGAAGATCTCGTCGGCCAGCGGCAGCGTCGACAGCATCTTCGGGCTGTCCATCCGGTTGGCGCGTCCGGCAGCATTGTAGGGCGTGCGCGTCAGCACGATCGGCGCGTTCTTCGCGCCCTTGGGCACGACGATGACGGTATAGAGCTTCGTCCCGTCACGCATCGGCACCATGACCACGCGCTTGTCATAGTCGTAGTCGGTCTTCGGAACCTCGTATTTCGCCGGAATGTCGCCGCCGGGCGCGGCCTGCTGCTGCGCGGCGAGCGGGGTAATGGCGATGGCGGCGGTCGCGGCGAGGAGGATCAGCTTCATGGGTGGGCATGGCTCCGTAAGGTCTGCGCCGATGCTAGGCTCGGCGACGACGCAGCGGCAATGGGGCTGGCACGAGTTGCGCGTCTGGCGGTACGAAAGGCTGTCCCGCTTCGGTCCGGAAGCCTGCCCCCTCCACGAGCACTGAGTGATCAACGACGAAGCCCGCCCCCACCACAGTGAGGACGGGCCATCTCTCAGCGAGACGTTGTGGATCAGGCGTGTGCGGGTTCGCCGTGCAGGCGCGCTTCGACGTCCTCGCGCATCACGCGGTCGGCCAGGTCGATCGGGATGAGGGTTCCGCCTTCGTCGTCCGACACGCCGACCACGAACGAGGCCGAGGTTCGTCCTTCGCTGCCATCGGGCAGGCGATAGCGGGCGTCGGCAACGACGACCGGGTTGAAGCGTCCCTCGACGCCCAAATCAGCCTTCAACGCCGCCAGCGTCGCGTCGATACGGGTGCCTTCGCCAGGTTCGATCGTGACCGGATCGATGGTGGCATCGGCCGGCGCGTCGACTAGCATATTCTCCATCTCGCTGGCATGGGCATCGGTCAGCATGAAGGTCGAGACGCGGACGTCCTCCGCCTTGACGGTACCCGAATTGGCGACCGTCAGCTCGATCTCCACCATCGCTTCGTCGGCACTGGTGCCAGCGCGGATCGGACGCATCGCGAGTTCCAGCCACGGACGGTCGCGAACGGCCGGTGCGGCGTTGGTCAGCGCCGCGACGTCTTCCGCGGGCGCGTCGGTGACGGTCGCGTCCTCCGATAGGCCCGCTGCGACCGGCTCGTCGTGCTTAGGCGTCATCGCCACGGCGGCCGCTACCGGAGCAGCAACCGGTGCAACGGCGGCCACCGGCGCCGCAGCGACAGGCGCCGGTTCCTCGACGACCGTCGTTGCGGGCTCCTCGTAATAGATTTCCTCTTCCTCATCGGCGTCGGCCTTGCGGCGGCGCATCAAGACGAAGGCGCCGACTGCAATGATCAGCGCAGCGATCACGGCGAGCGGCCACAGCGGTGCACCATTGTCGTTGCTGGTCTGCGTCGTGGCGGCGTCGGTCGGGGTCGCGGCCGGCTCCGTCGTGGCCGGAGCCGCTGGCTCGGCTGCCGGAGCCGCCGCGCTTTCAGCGGGCGTCGCCGGCGCCGTGGCGGGGGCAGGCGTGATCGCGGCTGCCGGAGCCGCAGCGACAGGTGCGGCGGTGCGCGCGGCGGTCGCGGCGCGGGGCGCAGCCCGACGCACGTCTGCGCGGCGCTCGTTCCGGGCGGCGATACGGGCGTCGTCGACCACATCGGCAGCGCCCGGAGCGACCGGTGTAGTCGAGTTCGGGTCGGCGCCCCGCACCGTCGAGCGCTGCGGCGCCTGACCTGCGGTCGAGGCCCCATCCGGCACGCCGGTCGTAGGCGCAGAGGCCTGCGGCACCGTCCGCACGACCGGCGGAGGCGGCGTATCGACCTGGGTGGTCGCGTCCTGTCCATGGGCAGGGATCGCAAGGAACGCGGGGGCTGCAAGGAACAGCCAGGCCGCGCGACGGGCGGGGGTGCTTTCCTGTTTCATATCGCAGCCTCAATGACCGGCAGATCGATTCCGGCCCCGAAACGGCTTGAATTAGCGGCGAACCGTGCAAATCTATCGACGAAACGTTGCGTCGACGCCAATGAGGGGCGGTTTGACTATCTATGGCACTGCGCCTATATGCGGTGCCCTACCACAGTTTCGGGACATGGTGCGCCGTCGCGCAGTGCATCGTACGAATGGGAACTGTTCGGTTCTGACAGAGGACGCTGACAAGGCTGCCGATTTCCGATGAGGTTATCGTGCGGCCTTTTATGCGTCCTTTGCTGCGTCCGCGCCCCGCGGGTCTTCATCCGGGGCAATTGACGGCTGACGAGGCAAAGCAAAAGACATGGCAAGCAAAGCGAACTCTGGGGCGATCGCGACCGGCGGCACCACCAAGCGCCGCATTCGCAAGGTGTTCGGCGACATCCACGAAGTGGTGCAGATGCCGAACCTGATCGAGGTTCAGCGCGAAAGCTACGAGCAGTTCCTGCGCTCGGACAAAAGCACGGGCCATGTCTCGGGCCTCGAAAAGACGCTGCGCAGCGTCTTCCCGATCCAGGACTTCGCCGGCACCGCCTATCTCGACTTCGACGACTATGTTCTCGAGGACCCGAAGTTCGACGTCGAGGAATGCCGTCAGCGCGGCATCACCTATGCCGCCCCGATGCGCGTCACCCTGCGCCTCACCGCGTTCGAGGTCGATCCGGATACCGAGGCCAAGTCGGTCATCGATATCAAGGAGCAGGATGTCTACATGGGCGACATGCCGCTCATGACCGAGAACGGCACCTTCTTCATCAACGGTACCGAGCGCGTCATCGTCAGCCAGATGCATCGGTCGCCGGGCGTGCTGTTCGACCATGACCGCGGCAAGACGCATGCGAGCGGAAAGTATCTCTTCGCCGCGCGCGTGATCCCCTATCGCGGCTCGTGGCTCGACTTCGAATTCGACGCCAAGGACATCGTCAACGTCCGTATCGACCGCAAGCGCAAGCTGCCGGTCACCACGCTGCTCTATGCGCTCGGCCTGAACTCGGAAGAGATCCTCAACCACTTCTACAACCGCGTGACCTTCGTCCGCGGCGAAGGCGGCTGGCAGATTCCGTTCGCCGCCGAGAACTGGCGCGGTGCCAAGCCGATGTTCGACATCGTCGACGCCAAGTCGGGCGAGATCGTGTTCCCGGCGGGCCAGAAGATTTCGCCGCGCGCCGCCAACAAGGCAGCGAAGGACGGGCTCGAGACGCTGCTGATCCCGACTGAGGAAATCTTCGGCCGCTACAGCGCCTATGATCTCATCAACGAGACGACCGGCGAGATTTACATCGAAGCCGGCGACGAAGTGTCGGCCGAAAACCTCGAACTGCTGGACAAGGCGGGCATCGAGCGCATCGAACTGCTCGACATCGACCATATCTCGACGGGTCCGTGGATCCGCAACACGCTGAAGGCGGACAAGGCCGAGGAGCGTCAGCAGGCGCTGGCCGACATTTACCGCGTCATGCGCCCGGGCGAACCGCCGACGCTGGAAACCGCAGAATCGCTGTTCGCCGGCCTGTTCTTCGATCCGGAGCGCTACGATCTGTCGGCCGTCGGCCGTGTGAAGCTGAACATGCGCCTCGACCTCGACGCGCCGGACACGCACACCACGCTGCGCACCGAGGACATTCTGGCCGTCGTCAAGACGCTGGTCGATCTGAAGGACGGCAAGGGCGAAGTCGACGACATCGACAATCTCGGCAACCGCCGCGTCCGTTCGGTGGGCGAGCTGCTGGAGAACCAGTACCGCGTCGGCCTGCTGCGCATGGAGCGTGCGGTCAAGGAGCGCATGTCGTCGGTCGACGTATCGACGGTCATGCCGAACGACCTGATCAACGCGAAGCCCGCGGTCGCCGCGGTGCGCGAGTTCTTCGGTTCGTCGCAGCTGTCGCAGTTCATGGACCAGACCAACCCGCTGTCGGAAGTGACGCACAAGCGCCGCGTCTCGGCGCTCGGGCCGGGCGGTCTGACCCGTGAGCGCGCCGGCTTCGAAGTCCGCGACGTTCACCCGACCCACTATGGCCGTATCTGCCCAATCGAAACGCCGGAAGGCCCGAATATCGGTCTGATCAACTCGCTGGCTTCGTTCAGCCGCGTCAACAAGTACGGCTTCATCGAGACACCGTACCGCAAGGTCGTCGACGGTGTCGTGACCGACGAGGTCGTGTACCTGTCGGCGATGGAAGAGGCCAAGCACACGATCGCGCAGGCCTCGGCCGAGGTCGACGAAGGCAACCGCTTCACCGAGGAACTCGTCTCGGCCCGTCAGGCCGGCGAATTCCTGATGGCGCTACCGGAAACGATCACGTTGATGGACGTGTCGCCCAAGCAGCTCGTGTCGGTCGCCGCCTCGCTCATTCCGTTCCTGGAAAACGACGACGCCAACCGCGCACTGATGGGTTCGAACATGCAGCGTCAGGCCGTGCCGCTGGTGCGCGCCGAAGCGCCGTTCGTCGGCACTGGCATGGAAGAGACCGTGGCTCGAGATTCGGGCGCGGCGATCTCGGCCCGTCGGGCCGGCATCGTCGACCAGGTCGACGCCAGCCGTATCGTCATCCGCGCGACCGGTGACGTCGATGCCAATGAATCGGGCGTCGACATCTACACGCTGATGAAGTTCCAGCGGTCGAACCAGTCGACCTGCATCAACCAGCGTCCGCTGGTGAAGGTGGGCGACGTGGTCAACGTCGGCGACGTTCTGGCCGATGGTCCGTCGACGGAGTTCGGCGAACTCGCTCTCGGCCGCAACGCGCTCGTCGCGTTCATGCCCTGGAACGGCTACAACTACGAGGACTCGATCCTGATCTCCGAGCGCATCGTGAAGGACGACGTGTTCACGTCGATCCACATCGACGAGTTCGAAGTGATGGCCCGCGACACGAAGCTCGGGCCGGAGGACATCACCCGCGACATCCCGAACGTCGGCGAGGAAGCGCTGCGCAACCTCGACGAAGCGGGCATCGTCTACGTGGGGGCTGAGGTCGAGCCGGGCGACATTCTGGTCGGCAAGATCACGCCGAAGGGCGAAAGCCCGATGACGCCGGAAGAAAAGCTGCTGCGCGCCATCTTCGGTGAAAAGGCCTCGGACGTCCGCGACACCTCGCTGCGCCTGCCACCGGGCGTGTCGGGCACGATCGTCGACGTGCGCGTGTTCAACCGTCACGGCATCGACAAGGACGAACGCGCCCTGGCGATCGAACGCGAAGAGATCGAGCGCCTGAAGAAGGACTCGGACGACGAACGCACCATCCTGAACCGGGCAACCTGGTCGCGCCTGCGCGACATGTTGCTCGGCCAGACCGCGACCGCCGTGCCGAAGGGTCTGAAGAAGGGCGCCGTGATCGATCAGGACCTGCTCGACAGCGTCGATCGCCACGAATGGTGGAA
The nucleotide sequence above comes from Roseomonas aeriglobus. Encoded proteins:
- a CDS encoding threonine synthase, producing the protein MPSNENLIADRPSFVTHLECGLTGERYEADTLQGLSRVGRPLLVRYDLDGVRAAMTKDGLAARPADLWKYRELLPVRSPENIVSLGEMETPLVTLDRVGAARGARAPIVKDEGRLPTGSFKARGLVMAISMAKALGVKTIAMPTNGNAGAAAAAYAARAGIEAVILCPADTPEINVREIAAQGARVYRVNGLIDDCGAIVGAACKENGWFDLSTLKEPYRIEGKKTMGLELAEQLGWTLPQAIFYPTGGGTGLIGMWKAFDELERIGFIGPERPRMYAVQAEGCAPMVRAFERGERHAERWEDAHTVAAGIRVPKAVGDFLILDAVRKSNGAALAVSDEAILAAVDEAAGDGLLLCPEGGATLAAYDRALADGMVGRDERVVLFNCATGLKYPMPDKSRTLDRHGAIDLAAL
- the rpoB gene encoding DNA-directed RNA polymerase subunit beta; the protein is MASKANSGAIATGGTTKRRIRKVFGDIHEVVQMPNLIEVQRESYEQFLRSDKSTGHVSGLEKTLRSVFPIQDFAGTAYLDFDDYVLEDPKFDVEECRQRGITYAAPMRVTLRLTAFEVDPDTEAKSVIDIKEQDVYMGDMPLMTENGTFFINGTERVIVSQMHRSPGVLFDHDRGKTHASGKYLFAARVIPYRGSWLDFEFDAKDIVNVRIDRKRKLPVTTLLYALGLNSEEILNHFYNRVTFVRGEGGWQIPFAAENWRGAKPMFDIVDAKSGEIVFPAGQKISPRAANKAAKDGLETLLIPTEEIFGRYSAYDLINETTGEIYIEAGDEVSAENLELLDKAGIERIELLDIDHISTGPWIRNTLKADKAEERQQALADIYRVMRPGEPPTLETAESLFAGLFFDPERYDLSAVGRVKLNMRLDLDAPDTHTTLRTEDILAVVKTLVDLKDGKGEVDDIDNLGNRRVRSVGELLENQYRVGLLRMERAVKERMSSVDVSTVMPNDLINAKPAVAAVREFFGSSQLSQFMDQTNPLSEVTHKRRVSALGPGGLTRERAGFEVRDVHPTHYGRICPIETPEGPNIGLINSLASFSRVNKYGFIETPYRKVVDGVVTDEVVYLSAMEEAKHTIAQASAEVDEGNRFTEELVSARQAGEFLMALPETITLMDVSPKQLVSVAASLIPFLENDDANRALMGSNMQRQAVPLVRAEAPFVGTGMEETVARDSGAAISARRAGIVDQVDASRIVIRATGDVDANESGVDIYTLMKFQRSNQSTCINQRPLVKVGDVVNVGDVLADGPSTEFGELALGRNALVAFMPWNGYNYEDSILISERIVKDDVFTSIHIDEFEVMARDTKLGPEDITRDIPNVGEEALRNLDEAGIVYVGAEVEPGDILVGKITPKGESPMTPEEKLLRAIFGEKASDVRDTSLRLPPGVSGTIVDVRVFNRHGIDKDERALAIEREEIERLKKDSDDERTILNRATWSRLRDMLLGQTATAVPKGLKKGAVIDQDLLDSVDRHEWWKFAVADDAVQSNLEAVKGQYDEAAKRIREKFEDRREKLERGDELPPGVLKMVKVFVAVKRKLQPGDKMAGRHGNKGVISRILPAEDMPFLADGTPVDLVLNPLGVPSRMNVGQIFETHLGWAARNLGMQVASALEEWREANPNAQAGEMPGAVKDRLVEIYGDHYADDINSRTPEQVAELVQNIRTGVPMGTPVFDGARESDVSEMLELAGLDTSGQSTLYDGRTGDAFDRKVTVGIIYMLKLHHLVDDKIHARSIGPYSLVTQQPLGGKAQFGGQRFGEMEVWALQAYGAAYTLQEMLTVKSDDVVGRTKVYEAIVKGDDTFEAGIPESFNVLVKEMRSLGLNVELKNNEADLDGDALAEAAE